In the Arachis ipaensis cultivar K30076 chromosome B10, Araip1.1, whole genome shotgun sequence genome, one interval contains:
- the LOC107623451 gene encoding MACPF domain-containing protein CAD1, which produces MMMEHPSVSMRSSDSLAATLANSIQALGRGFDVTSDIRLLYCKGAPGSRLVHLDEGNTRDLAVSHGVLVPNVSLDIDCSYGNGKGDINKTPVCSFHEMAKYFNEKAGVKGQIPLGSFNSMFNFTGSWTVDAAATKSLAMIGYFIPLVEVKLTKLSLDLNDQVKRAVPYSWDPASLASFIENYGTHIVTSATVGGRDVVYIRQHHSSSLSASDIENYLNDIGNDRFLDVKNTSGSGPLKYKEKDVTVIFRRRGGDDLEQSHTKWVETVKLAPDIINMTFTPIVSLLEGVPGVKHLSRAIDLYLEYKPPIEDLQYFLDFQITRAWAPEQNNLQRKEPVCPTLHFSLMGPKLYVSPDQVTVGRKPVTGLRLSLEGTKLNRLAIHLQHLVSLPKNLQPHWDTHMAIGAPKWHGPEEQDSRWFEPIKWKNFSHVSTAPIEYTETSIGDLSGVHIVTGAQLGVWDFGAKNVLHLKLLFSKVPGCTIRRSVWDHNPSTPAAQRSDGASSSVTKKASEDKKEDSSIHIGKLAKIVDMTEMSKGPQDIPGHWLVTGAKLGVDKGKIVLRIKYSLLNY; this is translated from the exons ATGATGATGGAACACCCATCGGTTTCAATGAGGAGCTCTGATTCACTAGCAGCCACacttgcaaattcaatccaagcTTTGGGTCGTGGCTTTGATGTAACATCTGATATTAGGCTTCTATACTGCAAAGGGGCACCAGGGTCGAGGCTTGTTCATCTTGATGAGGGGAATACAAGGGATCTTGCTGTTTCCCATGGTGTTCTTGTTCCCAATGTTTCTCTGGACATTGATTGCTCCTATGGGAATGGCAAGGGTGATATAAACAAGACCCCTGTGTGTAGCTTCCATGAG ATGGCGAAATATTTCAATGAGAAAGCAGGCGTTAAAGGACAAATTCCACTTGGAAGTTTTAATTCCATGTTCAATTTTACTGGCTCCTGGACGGTTGATGCTGCAGCCACCAAATCCCTTGCTATGATTGGATATTTCATTCCACTGGTTGAAGTTAAATTAACCAAACTAAGTTTGGATTTGAATGATCAAGTCAAACGCGCTGTTCCTTACTCTTGGGATCCAGCTTCCTTGGCAAG TTTTATTGAGAATTATGGTACCCACATTGTTACATCTGCAACAGTTGGCGGAAGAGACGTAGTGTATATCAGGCAGCACCATTCATCTAGTTTGTCTGCCTCAGACATTGAGAACTACTTAAATGACATTGGAAATGATAGGTTTCTTGATGTCAAAAACACATCTGGTTCTGGTCCTTTAAAGTACAAGGAGAAG GATGTTACTGTGATTTTTAGGAGGAGAGGAGGTGATGATCTTGAGCAAAGTCACACTAAATGGGTGGAGACTGTTAAATTGGCACCCGATATCATTAACATGACATTTACTCCAATTGTTTCCCTTCTTGAAGGAGTGCCCGGTGTAAAGCATTTGAGCCGTGCTATTGATCTATATCTTGAGT ACAAACCACCCATTGAAGATCTACAGTATTTCTTGGATTTCCAAATTACTCGCGCTTGGGCACCGGAACAGAACAATCTACAAAGAAAGGAGCCCGTCTGTCCGACCCTCCATTTCAGCTTGATGGGACCGAAGCTTTATGTCAGTCCAGATCAG GTAACTGTTGGACGAAAACCTGTCACTGGGCTAAGACTTAGCTTAGAAGGCACCAAACTGAATCGTCTCGCGATTCATTTGCAGCATTTAGTCTCACTCCCGAAAAACCTTCAACCTCACTGGGACACACACATGGCCATAGGTGCTCCCAAGTGGCATGGTCCCGAGGAGCAGGACAGCCGGTGGTTTGAGCCAATTAAATGGAAGAACTTCTCCCACGTAAGCACCGCTCCAATCGAGTACACTGAGACTAGCATTGGCGACCTCTCTGGTGTCCACATTGTCACAGGAGCACAGCTTGGTGTTTGGGACTTTGGTGCCAAAAATGTTTTGCACCTCAAGCTCCTCTTCTCCAAGGTTCCAGGATGCACGATACGGCGATCTGTATGGGATCATAACCCCTCTACTCCTGCAGCACAAAGATCCGATGGCGCATCATCATCAGTAACAAAGAAAGCCTCTGAAGATAAGAAGGAAGATAGTTCAATTCACATTGGAAAATTAGCCAAAATTGTGGACATGACAGAAATGTCAAAAGGTCCCCAAGATATTCCTGGTCATTGGTTAGTTACTGGTGCTAAGCTTGGAGTTGACAAAGGAAAAATTGTACTGAGGATAAAGTACTCTTTGCTAAACTACTGA